In Aedes albopictus strain Foshan chromosome 3, AalbF5, whole genome shotgun sequence, the following are encoded in one genomic region:
- the LOC109411036 gene encoding transmembrane protein 104 homolog, with protein sequence MPNRIAQEEYPTWIGFVFIFNLIVGTGALTLPSAFSHAGWVLGSVLIVVLAFASYMTVTFVIETMACANAIQNWKRLQFIKRDRVLEHDEDSNVETMTEPLLAASDGGEVTDASIEQTPLNIMYCRNQYYSLSNKIELGEMANLFFGRIGRFLFYFCLAVYLYGDLSIYSAAVAKSLRDVLCAYNHSANATDSDDLTLRCWEDSVLSRFDIYRLCLVVFICILGPFVFFNVQKTKYLQLITVMFRWLAFSVMISIAIHRLFGHQNDPPIVPKRADVNGIPYLIGTCIYSFMCHHSLPSLLTPISNKRRLKSLISMDYLLICGFYLSLALTGIFAFSDIKDLYTLNFVPNSDQDSIFLKGIEYFLALFPVFTLSTSFPIIAITLRSNLQTLFLDTTQLESYNFFLRRVFFPLLAILPPIIVCFFTESVISLVGFTGCYAGTGIQYLIPIFLVFSARRLCDSMIGRGIVNDFRSPFKGNFWLLLIFSWTLGCLVLVTIDLMK encoded by the exons ATGCCTAATCGCATCGCACAAGAGGAATATCCGACCTGG ATCGGTTTCGTGTTCATCTTTAATCTCATAGTGGGTACGGGAGCACTGACCCTCCCGTCGGCGTTCAGTCACGCAGGATGGGTGCTGGGATCGGTCCTGATCGTTGTGCTGGCCTTTGCCAGTTACATGACGGTGACGTTCGTGATTGAAACAATGGCTTGCGCCAACGCCATCCAGAACTGGAAGCGGTTGCAGTTCATCAAGCGGGATCGGGTGCTGGAACACGATGAGGACAGCAATGTGGAAACTATGACGGAACCCTTACTTGCGGCGTCGGATGGTGGCGAGGTGACTGATGCCAGCATCGAGCAGACCCCGCTGAATATAATGTACTGCCGGAACCAGTATTACAGTCTGTCGAACAAAATCGAACTGGGCGAGATGGCAAATTTGTTCTTCGGACGGATAGGGCGGTTTCTGTTCTATTTCTGCTTGGCCGTTTACTTGTATGGGGATTTGAGCATCTATTCGGCTGCTGTGGCCAAAAGCTTAAGAGATGTTTTGTG CGCCTACAATCATTCAGCCAATGCAACAGACAGCGACGATCTTACTCTCCGCTGCTGGGAGGACAGTGTTTTGTCCCGATTCGACATCTACCGACTATGCCTGGTGGTGTTCATTTGCATTCTTGGGCCATTCGTCTTCTTCAACGTGCAGAAAACTAAGTATTTGCAGCTGATAACGGTCATGTTCCGGTGGTTGGCCTTCTCCGTTATGATCAGCATAGCCATTCATCGGCTGTTCGGACATCAAAACGATCCGCCAATTGTGCCGAAACGCGCCGACGTGAATGGGATACCGTACCTCATCGGTACCTGTATCTATTCGTTCATGTGCCACCACTCACTGCCCAGTCTGCTGACTCCGATCTCGAACAAGCGTCGCCTGAAGTCGCTCATATCGATGGACTATCTGCTGATTTGCGGATTCTACCTGTCGTTGGCTCTGACCGGAATTTTCGCCTTCAGTGACATCAAGGACCTGTACACGCTGAACTTTGTGCCCAACTCGGATCAGGACAGCATCTTCCTCAAGGGTATCGAGTACTTCCTGGCCCTATTCCCGGTATTCACCCTGTCCACCAGCTTCCCCATCATTGCCATAACGCTGCGCAGTAATCTGCAGACGCTCTTCCTGGACACGACCCAGCTGGAGTCGTACAACTTCTTCCTGCGGCGGGTGTTTTTCCCGCTGTTGGCCATCCTACCGCCGATCATTGTGTGCTTCTTCACCGAGAGCGTTATCTCGCTGGTGGGCTTCACCGGGTGCTACGCCGGAACCGGAATCCAGTATTTGATTCCGATTTTTCTGGTGTTCTCGGCGAGACGCCTTTGCGATAGCATGATCGGACGCGGAATTGTTAACGATTTCCGTAGTCCGTTCAAGGGCAATTTTTGGCTGCTGCTGATCTTCAGCTGGACCCTGGGTTGCCTGGTGCTGGTCACGATCGATCTCATGAAGTAG